A region from the Acyrthosiphon pisum isolate AL4f chromosome A1, pea_aphid_22Mar2018_4r6ur, whole genome shotgun sequence genome encodes:
- the LOC100302335 gene encoding general odorant-binding protein 71 isoform X2 has protein sequence MTKTGGNQPGKGTYLDKMDALNSNSRPDKYSIVNIMTNQIKDVELKEFIQDSIDECFDTLELDSHNNKCEFSKNFAVCMENKAQRNCDDWDENLSANKINSAGLQDGTNQQDKRKGY, from the exons ATGACCAAAACCGGAGGAAATCAGCCGGGCAAAGGAACGTACCTCGACAAAATGGACGCC CTGAACTCGAACTCTCGTCCAGACAAATATTCAATAGTTAACATCATGACCAATCAAATAAAAGACGTCGAATTGAAGGAATTCATACAGGACTCTATCGACGAATGTTTCGACACTCTCGAGCTGG ACTCGCATAATAACAAATGCGAATTTTCGAAAAACTTCGCTGTGTGCATGGAGAATAAAGCTCAAagg AATTGCGACGATTGGGATGAAAACTTGTCCGCGAACAAAATCAACTCTGCCGGCTTGCAAGACGGAACCAACCAGCAAGACAAAAGAAAaggatattaa
- the LOC100302335 gene encoding general odorant-binding protein 71 isoform X1 encodes MTKTGGNQPGKGTYLDKMDACTIHCVFNQLEMLNSNSRPDKYSIVNIMTNQIKDVELKEFIQDSIDECFDTLELDSHNNKCEFSKNFAVCMENKAQRNCDDWDENLSANKINSAGLQDGTNQQDKRKGY; translated from the exons ATGACCAAAACCGGAGGAAATCAGCCGGGCAAAGGAACGTACCTCGACAAAATGGACGCC TGCACAATACATTGCGTGTTCAATCAATTAGAAATg CTGAACTCGAACTCTCGTCCAGACAAATATTCAATAGTTAACATCATGACCAATCAAATAAAAGACGTCGAATTGAAGGAATTCATACAGGACTCTATCGACGAATGTTTCGACACTCTCGAGCTGG ACTCGCATAATAACAAATGCGAATTTTCGAAAAACTTCGCTGTGTGCATGGAGAATAAAGCTCAAagg AATTGCGACGATTGGGATGAAAACTTGTCCGCGAACAAAATCAACTCTGCCGGCTTGCAAGACGGAACCAACCAGCAAGACAAAAGAAAaggatattaa
- the LOC100168438 gene encoding deoxyribose-phosphate aldolase-like isoform X1 yields MSNPGILFDETMLKRNEDQDEDILTIVDECDRCTKIGFLPEVEASYLGLLIHVMDLTSLNSTDNQKTIEALVDKALTYTKKMLKTDIENMASNHSCEIHNYFTTSTLTPQTVCVSSVRVSDAVQSINCQNEHIDIASVAGGFPMGQVPLSSRITEVEYAISQGAAEIDIVIDRGLANLGDFNRLYHDLRSIKSVCVNGDVTLKTILSVTELDSYHTVYKMAMTAMMAGSDFIKTSTGKEAENATLSHGVIMCQAIKKYHNATGYKVGIKPAGGIKFNEQALSWLILVKNQLGNDWLKASLFRIGASSLLEDVVKRLSIVLKKLQTNY; encoded by the exons ATGTCAAATCCAGGAATACTTTTCG atGAAACTATGCTGAAGCGTAACGAAGATCAAGATGAGGATATTTTGACAATTGTTGACGAGTGTGATAGATGTACCAAAATTGGATTTTTACCTGAAGTAGAAGCTTCTTATTTGGGGCTCTTAATTCATGTTATGGATCTTACTTCACTTAATTCCACAGACAATCAGAAAACTATTGAAGCTCTTGTAGACAAG gcTCTAACttataccaaaaaaatgttaaaaactgaTATTGAAAATATGGCATCCAATCATTCTTGTGAAATTCATAACTATTTCACTACCAGTACATTGACTCCTCAAACGGTTTGTGTATCTTCTGTGCGTGTATCTGATGCTGTACAAAGCATAAATTGTCAAAATGAACATATAGACATTGCTTCCG TTGCAGGAGGATTCCCTATGGGCCAAGTACCATTGAGTAGTCGAATAACTGAAGTGGAATATGCAATTTCACAAGGAGCTGCAGAAATAGATATTGTAATTGATCGTGGTTTAGCAAACCTTGGtgattttaatagattatatcaTGATTTGCGTTCCATCAAAAGTGTGTGTGTTAATGGTGATGTCACATTGAAAACAATTCTGTCTGTTACTGAATTGGATTCTTATCATACCGTGTATAAAATGGCTATGACAGCTATGATGGCTGGATCGGACTTTATTAAAACATCTACtg GAAAAGAAGCTGAGAATGCCACATTGTCTCACGGTGTAATCATGTGTcaagcaattaaaaaatatcacaacGCCACAGGTTACAAG GTTGGTATTAAACCAGCTGGAGgcattaaatttaatgaacagGCACTCAGTTGGCTTATTTTGGTAAAGAACCAATTGGGAAATGATTGGTTGAAAGCAAGTTTATTCCGTATTGGTGCATCCAGTCTTCTAGAAGATGTTGTTAAAAGGTTAAGTATTGTCTTGAAAAAATTACAgacaaactattaa